The Hippoglossus hippoglossus isolate fHipHip1 chromosome 19, fHipHip1.pri, whole genome shotgun sequence genome has a segment encoding these proteins:
- the LOC117752717 gene encoding leucine-rich repeat, immunoglobulin-like domain and transmembrane domain-containing protein 2, which yields MEAFCVTLRIALVFYVIAPGSSSCLTGCSCTDDNLGRSLLCMETSMGHIPEDIPHDLSKVRIENCHLTELPQGSFSKVSALEFLWLNFNEITLMNIKSLEGLANLTELRLQGNKLTSVAWTAFQDTPKLKILDLKHNRLDVLPEHALRNLPILTYLDLSFNQLSVISKDVFINWPLYQAAERAWEKEGLVSNVVLALHDNPWLCDCRLKGFVEFIRTISTPIILMNSYLKCSGPATKADKFFHEIQLKTCMKPVASAPETNITLPLGANATLTCLVKARPGPTIQWMYSLKIKRGFSVTENHIDAETVTSQLVIPSLHLADRGLYTCMANNFIGNSSVSIMVDIPSSNSSAPLPPPVRMLSSGDNAFIEMRIAKQTVYGITLEWYAATDNPTETWFTIHFGKYDSPKKETIYIGPGINSYSVSDLLPVTKYEVCVTLKNQPPQEGQCIVFVTGSDISELEQRERLIHIIVIVCAMVLAVPAGMYACTTDARFSCLECCVDLWRRRRRYGENLQGIERQGTFDSLQATSEEGLCKESEEKPKKRGKAEERPKGGSAAHL from the exons ATGGAGGCGTTTTGTGTCACATTACGCATCGCTTTGGTATTTTATGTCATCGCCCCCGGATCATCGAGTTGTCTGACCGGCTGCTCCTGCACAGATGATAACTTGGGAAG GTCTTTACTATGTATGGAAACCTCCATGGGACACATCCCAGAGGACATCCCACACGATTTAAGTAAAGTCCGAATTGAAAACTGCCACCTGACCGAGTTGCCGCAAGGATCTTTCTCTAAAGTTAGTGCCTTGGAGTTCCTCTGGCTCAATTTCAATGAGATCACCCTGATGAACATTAAAAGCCTGGAGGGGCTCGCCAACCTGACGGAGCTGAGGCTACAAGGGAACAAGCTGACTTCGGTGGCCTGGACGGCATTTCAGGATACACCGAAACTCAAGATTTTGGACCTGAAGCACAATCGACTGGACGTCCTACCTGAACACGCTCTGAGGAACTTACCCATCCTGACTTATTTAGATTTATCCTTCAATCAGCTTAGCGTCATATCAAAAGATGTCTTCATTAACTGGCCTCTCTAccaagcagcagagagagcgTGGGAGAAAGAAGGGCTGGTCTCCAACGTGGTTTTGGCGCTGCACGACAACCCCTGGCTGTGCGACTGCCGCCTCAAAGGCTTTGTTGAATTCATCAGGACCATCAGCACTCCCATTATTCTGATGAACTCTTATTTGAAGTGCTCAGGCCCTGCCACCAAAGCGGACAAGTTTTTCCACGAGATCCAGTTAAAAACATGCATGAAGCCCGTGGCCTCTGCCCCAGAGACTAACATCACTTTACCCCTTGGAGCAAATGCCACGCTTACATGCTTAGTCAAGGCCAGACCAGGCCCGACCATTCAGTGGATGTACAGTCTGAAGATTAAAAGAGGATTTTCTG tAACTGAGAATCACATCGACGCAGAGACCGTCACCTCCCAGCTGGTCATCCCCTCTCTTCACCTGGCCGACCGCGGCCTTTACACCTGCATGGCCAACAACTTCATCGGCAACTCCTCTGTGAGCATCATGGTCGACATCCCCTCCTCCAactcctccgctcctctccctccgcctGTCCGCATGTTGTCGTCCGGTGACAACGCCTTCATTGAAATGCGCATCGCCAAGCAGACAGTGTACGGCATCACCCTTGAGTGGTACGCGGCGACAGACAACCCTACTGAGACCTGGTTCACCATCCACTTTGGCAAATATGATTCACCTAAAAAGGAGACGATCTACATCGGTCCCGGCATCAACAGCTACTCAGTCAGCGACCTGCTCCCCGTCACCAAGTACGAGGTGTGCGTGACCCTGAAGAACCAACCGCCGCAGGAAGGCCAGTGCATCGTGTTCGTGACGggaagtgacatcagtgagctggagcagagagaaaggcTCATCCACATCATAGTCATCGTGTGCGCCATGGTGCTGGCGGTGCCGGCCGGCATGTACGCCTGCACCACAGACGCCCGGTTCAGCTGCTTGGAGTGCTGCGTGGATCTGTGGAGGAGGCGCAGGAGATACGGAGAGAACCTGCAGGGAATTGAGAGGCAGGGCACCTTCGACAGCCTGCAGGCGACCAGCGAGGAAGGCCTGTGCAAGGAATCGGAGGAAAAGCCGAAAAAGAGGGGCAAGGCTGAGGAAAGGCCCAAAGGAGGAAGTGCAGCTCATTTGTAA